From the genome of Streptomyces sp. NBC_00659, one region includes:
- a CDS encoding PDR/VanB family oxidoreductase — MVVHNLLPTAPLQQNLSTVTLQVQDKDPVADGVVSLTLAHPDGTRLPDWTPGSHIDLILPSGVTRQYSLCGDRWDPYTYRIAVLREAPGRGGSAYVHDQLMPGNLVEVGGPRNHFPLAPAERYLFIAGGIGITPLLPMMHQADVTGADWQLLYGGRSRVSMAFLEELTASYGDRVHISPQDEVGLLDLEAWLSEPDARTKVYCCGPGPLLAAVEAASSQWPPYSLRTERFTAKALTEPVHRGPFEVELCRSGRTVTITPDVTVLQAVRQAGADVLSSCEHGTCGTCLTPVVEGTPDHRDSVLAEHERAANDCMLPCVSRSRSARLVLDL, encoded by the coding sequence GTGGTCGTACACAACCTGCTGCCCACCGCTCCGCTGCAGCAGAACCTCTCCACCGTGACGTTGCAGGTGCAGGACAAGGACCCTGTCGCCGACGGCGTCGTGTCACTCACCCTCGCGCATCCCGACGGCACACGGCTGCCGGACTGGACGCCCGGCTCGCACATCGACCTCATCCTGCCGAGCGGAGTGACTCGCCAGTACTCCCTGTGCGGCGACCGATGGGACCCGTACACCTACCGCATCGCTGTCCTTCGCGAAGCCCCTGGCAGGGGTGGCTCCGCCTACGTCCATGATCAGCTCATGCCCGGGAACCTCGTGGAGGTCGGAGGTCCGCGCAACCACTTCCCCCTGGCGCCTGCCGAGCGGTACCTGTTCATCGCGGGCGGCATCGGCATCACCCCGCTGCTGCCGATGATGCATCAAGCCGACGTGACCGGAGCCGACTGGCAACTGCTGTACGGAGGCCGCAGCCGGGTCTCCATGGCCTTCCTCGAGGAACTCACAGCCTCCTACGGCGATCGCGTACACATCAGCCCCCAGGACGAGGTCGGCCTGCTCGACCTGGAGGCCTGGCTGAGCGAACCAGACGCGAGAACCAAGGTGTACTGCTGCGGACCGGGTCCTTTGCTCGCCGCTGTCGAGGCAGCATCTTCCCAGTGGCCGCCGTACAGCCTGCGGACCGAGCGATTCACAGCCAAGGCCCTGACAGAGCCGGTGCACCGCGGACCCTTCGAGGTGGAACTGTGCCGCAGCGGGCGGACAGTGACCATCACCCCCGACGTCACCGTCCTTCAAGCCGTTCGGCAGGCAGGTGCCGACGTGCTGTCCTCCTGTGAGCACGGCACCTGCGGCACCTGCCTCACCCCGGTCGTGGAAGGTACCCCGGACCACCGGGACTCGGTGCTGGCCGAACACGAACGCGCCGCCAACGACTGCATGCTGCCCTGCGTTTCACGTTCCCGTTCGGCCCGCCTGGTCCTGGATCTCTGA
- a CDS encoding IclR family transcriptional regulator, which yields MHTPHQESVLSRAARILEAFSQDEPALTVSEIARRTGLHVATVSRLVAELVVHGFLSRDSDRKVRIGVRLWELVTRASPTLSLRDHAMPFMEGVHDVVGHHVQIGVLDGDDVLFLERLSAPQAVINYTRIAGRLPLYASSSGLVLLAHGPSDLKQRILDSPLTAYTPATPATPAQLRATLAEIRQQGYAYCPGYVHAEALGVAAPVRGADGTVIAALSVIVPNEAGAQAVVPVVRTAARGISRALAGRGTQDTP from the coding sequence ATGCACACACCTCATCAGGAGTCGGTGCTGTCCAGGGCAGCTCGCATTCTCGAAGCGTTCAGCCAGGACGAGCCGGCGCTGACGGTCTCCGAGATCGCCCGTCGAACCGGCCTGCACGTGGCCACGGTCTCTCGCCTCGTGGCCGAGCTCGTGGTGCACGGTTTCCTGAGCCGGGACTCCGACCGCAAAGTACGTATCGGCGTGCGGCTGTGGGAGCTGGTAACGCGTGCTTCCCCCACTCTCTCCCTGCGTGATCACGCAATGCCGTTCATGGAAGGCGTCCACGACGTCGTGGGCCACCACGTGCAGATCGGCGTCCTCGACGGCGACGACGTGCTCTTCCTCGAACGGCTCTCGGCACCACAGGCGGTGATCAACTACACCCGGATCGCAGGGCGGCTTCCTCTGTACGCCTCCTCCAGCGGTCTGGTGCTCCTCGCCCACGGCCCCAGTGACCTCAAGCAAAGGATCCTGGACAGCCCGCTGACCGCGTACACACCGGCCACACCGGCCACACCGGCACAACTGCGCGCGACCTTGGCCGAGATCCGGCAGCAGGGTTATGCGTACTGCCCCGGCTACGTCCACGCGGAGGCCCTGGGCGTAGCCGCGCCCGTCCGCGGTGCGGACGGCACGGTGATCGCGGCGCTGTCGGTCATCGTGCCCAATGAGGCCGGCGCCCAGGCCGTGGTCCCCGTCGTACGGACCGCCGCCCGGGGCATCTCCCGCGCGCTGGCCGGACGCGGGACACAGGACACTCCATAG
- a CDS encoding ABC transporter substrate-binding protein, with translation MTLLTSCSVIGAGSDTSDTEVSVRANITDKASMQAVVAAFHRARPGIHVNVSYADTNTLQKELPQQLRAGKAPDVFTVWPGSGNPASVLALKEDDFLEALSLRFFAGRIPDSMRPVTDGGVGTYLVPVTFSAIGAIYSAETLKAIGGTRPTTYSTLLALCDTARRHGKVLFALGNQTPWVTQLVDYALVATTVYAHDPGFDTQMESGKESFARSGWRQAMTKYLEMRDRGCFSTAPLKTSYEDALDQVADGRAVGVVQVAGTLAALRSAAPGMHFRMTALPATDQPNETRMPGAVSAAYGLNAKAPHRKAALAFVDFLGSERGQNLYNRSGATLPALPSNSFSADPAVAEVARRQKDGTTVPFMDQRWPNSEVQQTHFEQVRALFAGTTDIAHALAAMDSAYE, from the coding sequence ATGACGCTTCTGACCAGCTGCTCCGTCATCGGAGCCGGCAGTGACACGTCGGACACCGAGGTGTCCGTCAGGGCCAACATCACCGACAAGGCTTCGATGCAGGCCGTCGTCGCGGCCTTCCACCGAGCCCGTCCCGGCATCCACGTCAACGTCAGCTACGCCGACACCAACACCCTGCAGAAGGAGCTTCCGCAGCAGCTTCGGGCAGGCAAGGCACCGGACGTCTTCACCGTCTGGCCCGGCAGCGGCAACCCTGCCTCCGTCCTGGCCTTGAAAGAGGACGACTTCCTGGAAGCACTCAGCCTGCGCTTCTTCGCCGGCCGGATACCGGACAGCATGCGGCCGGTCACCGACGGCGGCGTCGGTACGTACCTGGTACCCGTCACCTTCAGCGCTATCGGCGCGATCTACTCGGCGGAAACGCTCAAGGCCATCGGCGGAACCCGGCCCACCACCTACAGCACCCTCCTCGCCCTGTGCGACACCGCCCGCCGGCACGGGAAGGTGCTCTTCGCGCTGGGCAACCAGACCCCGTGGGTCACCCAGCTCGTCGACTACGCACTGGTCGCCACCACGGTGTACGCCCACGACCCCGGCTTCGACACGCAGATGGAGTCCGGCAAGGAGAGCTTCGCCCGGTCGGGATGGCGCCAAGCCATGACCAAGTACCTGGAGATGCGCGATCGTGGCTGCTTCAGCACTGCTCCGCTCAAAACCAGTTACGAGGACGCCCTCGACCAAGTGGCCGACGGGCGAGCAGTGGGAGTGGTCCAGGTCGCCGGCACTCTCGCCGCTCTGCGTTCCGCGGCCCCAGGAATGCACTTCCGGATGACGGCCCTGCCGGCCACGGATCAGCCGAACGAAACCCGGATGCCCGGCGCCGTCTCCGCCGCTTACGGGCTCAACGCCAAGGCCCCCCACCGCAAAGCGGCACTGGCGTTCGTGGACTTCCTGGGATCAGAACGGGGCCAGAACCTGTACAACCGGTCCGGAGCAACGCTGCCCGCTCTGCCCAGCAACTCCTTCTCCGCCGATCCCGCCGTCGCGGAGGTGGCACGGCGGCAGAAGGACGGAACGACGGTACCGTTCATGGATCAGCGATGGCCCAACTCAGAGGTGCAGCAGACGCACTTCGAGCAGGTGCGTGCCCTCTTCGCAGGCACCACGGACATCGCTCACGCACTGGCTGCCATGGACAGTGCGTACGAGTAG
- a CDS encoding beta-glucosidase, which translates to MSLSMAPLMTEAAAAARSEAPQDQADAMLGRMTAAEKEALVRCDFATVAHLGIPALTMVDASAGLRGEQGVTAFPVPVAQAATFDENLAARIGRAIGAEGRAKGYNNLLGPTIDLTRTWHSGRQSEGMGEDPLLAGQLGAALTTGIQSQNVAATVKHFAAYTQETNRFSTDTKVSDRALHELHEAPFRRVVTAAPTTSVMMAYPKINGTFATQSSALFDDLKKAIGLQGYTVPDFWAGDDQVAAARAGMDLAGLGPYAVKIPAGALTGGAIPSTRLDDAARRILVTMYANGLFDHPVPTPAADVSTQAHQDLAHETAVASLVLLANRSAALPLPTTLKSLAVIGPAGTDVLTGVGGSTYVDPGTWTTPLNAIRVRAGSGVTVTHAQGTKGDLPLTAVPPTVLRSGAGTPGLSATYYSGAEASGTPLTTRTDATIDFTAAPVDNLPDVWSAKWTGTLVPTTTGLHRFSLLAAGTATLKVNGTTVATGTRHSRRFFLGPYDYPLQGATALTAGKAVTIEVTYTNATTDPGTCGLTLGWQPESLIPAAVDAARAADAAIVFVNRVAGEDMDHLALGLPGDQEQLIAAVAAVNPRTTVVLNTDGPVTMPWLGDVEAVLQAWYGGRGMGTALAAVLFGDSDPSGRLPVTFPADATQGPGTTPATYPGSNGAVSYDEGISIGYRYYDSKGQQPRFPFGHGLSYATFAHGSLEATYDKRAKTVTVGVTVTNTSSRKGTELVQFYAALPSAAAAEPQRLVAFRKLTLAPAGSQRLTVAIPVDNLTIWKAGAWALVPGRYTFATAHSSRDLTAQRAVPIS; encoded by the coding sequence ATGAGCCTGAGCATGGCTCCCCTGATGACCGAAGCGGCAGCCGCCGCACGGTCCGAGGCACCGCAGGATCAGGCGGACGCGATGCTCGGCCGTATGACAGCGGCCGAGAAGGAAGCGCTCGTCCGGTGCGACTTCGCGACCGTCGCTCACCTGGGTATACCGGCTCTGACCATGGTGGACGCCTCGGCCGGTCTGCGCGGCGAGCAAGGCGTGACCGCATTCCCGGTTCCGGTCGCGCAGGCGGCGACGTTCGACGAGAACCTGGCGGCACGTATCGGCCGCGCGATCGGCGCGGAGGGCCGTGCCAAGGGTTACAACAACCTCCTCGGCCCCACCATCGATCTCACCCGGACCTGGCACTCCGGCCGACAGTCCGAAGGCATGGGCGAGGACCCGTTGCTCGCCGGCCAGTTGGGCGCGGCTCTCACCACCGGCATACAGAGCCAGAACGTCGCAGCCACGGTCAAGCACTTCGCCGCCTACACGCAGGAGACCAACCGCTTCTCCACAGACACCAAGGTCTCCGACCGTGCGCTGCACGAACTCCACGAAGCACCGTTCCGCCGCGTGGTCACCGCCGCCCCGACCACTTCGGTCATGATGGCCTACCCGAAGATCAACGGAACCTTCGCGACACAGAGTTCGGCTCTCTTCGACGACTTGAAGAAGGCCATCGGACTGCAGGGCTACACCGTGCCGGACTTCTGGGCGGGTGACGACCAGGTCGCCGCCGCGCGAGCCGGCATGGACCTCGCCGGGCTCGGACCCTACGCAGTCAAGATCCCCGCCGGAGCACTCACGGGCGGTGCGATACCGAGCACCCGGCTCGACGACGCAGCCCGACGCATCCTCGTCACGATGTACGCGAACGGTCTCTTCGACCATCCTGTGCCCACTCCGGCGGCCGACGTCAGCACCCAGGCCCACCAGGACCTCGCCCATGAGACCGCCGTCGCCTCCCTGGTGCTTCTGGCCAACCGCTCCGCAGCACTCCCTCTGCCGACCACCCTGAAATCCCTGGCCGTCATCGGCCCGGCCGGTACCGACGTCCTCACCGGCGTGGGCGGCTCCACCTACGTCGACCCGGGTACATGGACGACGCCCCTGAACGCCATCCGCGTCCGCGCCGGCAGCGGAGTCACGGTCACGCACGCACAGGGCACCAAGGGAGATCTTCCCCTGACCGCGGTTCCCCCCACCGTGCTGCGCAGCGGCGCCGGGACCCCCGGCCTGTCCGCCACCTACTACTCAGGGGCAGAGGCCTCCGGCACCCCGCTCACCACCCGCACCGACGCCACCATCGACTTCACCGCTGCTCCCGTGGACAACCTGCCCGACGTGTGGTCGGCGAAATGGACCGGCACCCTGGTGCCGACGACCACGGGCCTGCACCGGTTCTCCCTGCTCGCCGCCGGAACCGCCACCTTGAAGGTCAACGGCACCACGGTCGCCACCGGCACCCGGCACAGCCGCCGCTTCTTCCTCGGCCCCTACGACTACCCCCTCCAGGGCGCCACCGCGCTGACCGCCGGAAAGGCCGTCACCATCGAGGTGACCTACACCAACGCGACCACCGACCCCGGCACCTGCGGGCTCACCCTCGGATGGCAGCCCGAATCCCTGATCCCCGCCGCTGTCGACGCGGCGCGCGCCGCGGACGCCGCCATCGTCTTCGTCAACCGGGTCGCCGGCGAGGACATGGATCACCTGGCACTCGGTCTGCCTGGTGATCAGGAACAGCTCATCGCCGCCGTGGCAGCGGTCAACCCGCGCACCACCGTCGTCCTCAACACCGACGGTCCCGTGACGATGCCCTGGCTCGGCGACGTCGAGGCCGTGCTCCAAGCCTGGTACGGGGGTCGCGGCATGGGCACGGCGCTGGCCGCTGTCCTCTTCGGAGACAGCGACCCTTCCGGCCGCCTGCCCGTCACCTTCCCCGCCGACGCCACCCAGGGGCCGGGCACCACACCCGCGACCTACCCCGGCAGCAACGGAGCCGTCTCCTACGACGAGGGCATCTCCATCGGCTACCGCTACTACGACAGCAAGGGGCAGCAGCCGCGCTTCCCCTTCGGCCACGGCCTGTCGTACGCCACCTTCGCCCACGGCTCCCTCGAAGCCACATACGACAAGAGAGCCAAGACAGTGACGGTGGGCGTGACCGTCACCAACACCAGCTCACGCAAGGGCACGGAACTCGTGCAGTTCTACGCCGCACTGCCGAGCGCCGCCGCCGCCGAGCCGCAGCGGCTCGTCGCGTTCCGCAAACTCACCCTGGCCCCCGCGGGCTCCCAGCGGCTCACGGTCGCCATTCCCGTGGACAACCTCACCATCTGGAAGGCAGGTGCCTGGGCACTTGTCCCCGGCAGGTACACCTTTGCCACAGCGCACAGTTCCCGCGACCTGACCGCGCAGCGAGCCGTTCCCATCAGCTGA